The following proteins come from a genomic window of Lolium rigidum isolate FL_2022 chromosome 5, APGP_CSIRO_Lrig_0.1, whole genome shotgun sequence:
- the LOC124651080 gene encoding peroxidase 2-like has protein sequence MATKSCLSPAARCSLLFTVAALVLVLSHGAHANGGYRAGLSSTFYDSSCPSARDIVRRGIQDARVTDARIPASLIRLHFHDCFANGCDGSLLLDDDFSSGIVSEKKAPGNYKSARGFNVVDNIKRSLEKACPDIVSCADILTLAAEISIELAGGPSWSVPLGRRDGTKTNIESANDLPSPFDPLDTLQDKFKNMGLNDIDLVALQGAHTFGRTKCQFTQRNCTARQGEGTLVNLDAVTPDVFDNKYYGNLLRGRAPLSSDQVMMSDPFAATTTAPIVRRFSDNQKDFFRNFAISMIKMGNISPLTGRDGEIRKNCRRVNKKYY, from the exons ATGGCCACTAAATCTTGCTTGTCGCCGGCTGCTCGTTGCAGCCTCCTGTTCACGGTAGCTGCACTAGTCCTAGTGCTGAGCCACGGGGCCCATGCTAATGGTGGTTACCGTGCTGGGTTGAGCTCGACGTTCTACGACAGCTCATGCCCTAGTGCACGAGACATTGTCCGGCGCGGCATCCAGGATGCCCGTGTCACCGACGCGCGCATCCCGGCCAGCCTCATCCGCCTTcacttccacgactgcttcgCCAAC GGTTGTGACGGCTCGCTTTTGCTCGATGATGACTTCTCCTCGGGGATAGTGAGCGAGAAAAAAGCCCCTGGGAATTACAAGTCTGCGCGCGGATTCAATGTGGTCGACAATATCAAGCGCTCATTGGAGAAAGCTTGCCCTGACATCGTCTCATGTGCCGACATCCTCACTCTAGCCGCTGAAATCTCTATCGAACTAGCCGGAGGGCCGTCATGGAGCGTTCCCCTCGGGCGCCGCGACGGCACAAAGACCAACATCGAGAGCGCCAACGATCTACCGAGCCCTTTTGACCCTCTGGATACCCTTCAAGATAAATTCAAGAACATGGGTCTCAACGACATTGACCTTGTTGCCCTTCAGGGAGCACACACCTTCGGGCGGACGAAGTGTCAATTCACACAGAGGAACTGCACGGCCAGGCAGGGTGAGGGGACACTGGTGAACCTTGATGCTGTCACTCCCGACGTGTTTGACAACAAGTACTACGGCAACCTCCTGCGTGGGCGGGCCCCACTCTCGTCTGACCAGGTTATGATGTCTGACCCCTTCGCGGCGACAACTACTGCACCGATTGTTCGCAGGTTCTCCGATAACCAGAAAGACTTCTTCAGAAACTTTGCAATCTCAATGATCAAAATGGGAAATATAAGTCCACTGACAGGAAGAGATGGAGAGATTAGGAAGAACTGTCGCAGGGTGAACAAGAAATACTATTAA
- the LOC124656361 gene encoding histone-lysine N-methyltransferase, H3 lysine-9 specific SUVH3-like, protein MAILIWIPGGLDLDEFLNGSEFIVGSSKDDAEADEQPLDLKPLKSLSPMFPTPPGYDVSSVSADPPVVYITPIFRSCSSSEHPRPDPASSAQESPLPTPRHKPASTIPLKVTPISVKFPTQRHEDESSDEGSDEDYNPCYNKRKPPSLKRATKKARRAAYSNATDIEQRPVRRSLSKELVCWRSSSKSPRELVEATMNMFDSLRRYTLQLSDNEDSSKRADLKASVLMNQNNLRINDMKIIGPVPGVEIGDIFFYRMEMNILGLHVPIMGGVDYLPATQVGKDGSLAVNIISSGGYENDENDTDILVYTGHGGNSRYKKHDQKLVRGNLALKNSAKKKNQIRVVRGVDDPFINSGKVYIYDGIYRIEDSWMDTAANGFSVFKYKLRREPGQPDGISVWKMTEKWKANPATREKAITLDLSSEVENLPVCLVNDVGDEKRPNHFEYVTGVKYLRSLSRNKPVQNCKCPSMCLPGDTNCSCVQQNGGDLPYSSSGVLAKHVPMLYECSSDCHCSQECRNRVTQKGVKLNLEVFSTGDRGWGLRSWDPIRAGTFICEYAGEVIDETNMNTNIEEDDYIFRPSFPNDKALRYNLGAELFEEASTDATAENFKQFPIVINAKEAGNVARFINHSCSPNLLWQAVQYDHGDDNYPHIMFFAMKHIPPMTELTYDYGVRGAPPGFKGKFPQACKLRACLCGSTKCRGSF, encoded by the exons ATGGCCATTCTCATCTGGATTCCTGGGGGACTGGACCTGGATGAGTTCCTCAACGGTTCT GAGTTCATTGTGGGGAGCTCGAAAGATGATGCAGAAGCTGACGAGCAACCTCTGGACCTGAAGCCATTGAAATCACTGTCGCCGATGTTCCCTACACCTCCAGGGTATGATGTATCAAGTGTATCAGCCGATCCACCAGTAGTCTACATCACACCTATATTCAGGTCCTGCTCCTCATCAGAACATCCTAGGCCAGATCCTGCATCATCTGCTCAGGAATCACCG CTCCCCACGCCGCGACATAAACCGGCATCCACAATTCCTCTGAAGGTCACACCAATCTCGGTGAAATTCCCCACGCAGCGACATGAAGACGAATCATCAGATGAAGGATCGGATGAAGATTACAATCCCTGTTAcaacaagagaaaaccaccttcacTGAAGAGGGCAACCAAGAAGGCTCGGCGAGCTGCATACTCCAATGCAACTGACATCGAGCAAAGACCAGTAAGGAGGAGCCTCAGCAAGGAGCTTGTCTGCTGGCGCTCCTCGTCAAAAAGCCCAAGGGAGTTAGTTGAAGCGACAATGAACATGTTTGATTCGCTCCGGCGCTATACGCTGCAGTTATCTGACAATGAGGATAGTAGCAAGCGTGCCGACTTGAAGGCTAGTGTTCTCATGAATCAAAACAACCTGAGGATCAATGACATGAAGATAATAGGGCCTGTCCCGGGTGTTGAAATTGGAGATATTTTCTTCTACAGGATGGAAATGAACATTTTGGGTTTGCATGTGCCAATAATGGGTGGCGTCGATTACCTGCCGGCTACACAAGTTGGGAAAGATGGGAGTCTTGCCGTGAACATTATCTCATCTGGTGGATACGAGAATGATGAAAATGACACGGATATTCTGGTGTACACAGGCCACGGCGGCAATAGCCGGTACAAGAAGCATGACCAGAAGCTTGTGAGAGGAAACCTTGCTCTCAAGAACAGTGCCAAGAAGAAGAATCAAATCAGGGTTGTGCGCGGTGTGGATGATCCATTCATTAACTCGGGCAAGGTTTATATATATGATGGGATTTACCGCATCGAAGATTCTTGGATGGACACCGCGGCGAATGGTTTCAGTGTTTTCAAGTACAAGCTTAGGAGGGAGCCAGGCCAACCTGATGGAATTTCAGTTTGGAAGATGACAGAGAAGTGGAAAGCAAATCCTGCCACAAGAGAAAAAGCCATAACGTTGGATTTATCATCGGAGGTTGAGAACCTACCTGTCTGCCTTGTCAATGACGTCGGTGACGAAAAGAGACCGAACCACTTTGAATATGTCActggagtgaagtatttgagatctCTTAGTAGGAACAAGCCAGTGCAGAACTGCAAATGCCCTAGCATGTGCTTGCCAGGTGACACTAACTGTTCATGTGTGCAACAGAATGGTGGTGATCTTCCTTACAGCTCATCCGGGGTGCTTGCGAAACATGTTCCGATGCTTTATGAGTGCTCTTCTGATTGTCATTGTTCTCAAGAATGTCGAAACAGGGTCACGCAGAAAGGGGTTAAACTAAACTTGGAGGTTTTCTCGACTGGAGACCGTGGATGGGGTCTCCGATCATGGGACCCAATCCGTGCTGGTACATTCATTTGCGAGTATGCTGGTGAAGTGATTGATGAAACCAACATGAACACGAATATTGAGGAAGATGACTACATCTTTCGCCCGTCATTTCCCAACGATAAGGCTTTAAGATATAATCTAGGTGCAGAATTGTTTGAAGAAGCGAGTACTGATGCCACAGCCGAGAACTTCAAGCAATTCCCCATCGTGATAAATGCAAAAGAGGCAGGGAACGTAGCTCGTTTTATCAACCATAGCTGCTCCCCGAATCTCCTTTGGCAGGCTGTGCAGTATGACCATGGGGATGATAATTATCCACATATCATGTTCTTCGCGATGAAGCATATTCCTCCCATGACTGAACTGACCTATGATTATGGTGTAAGAGGGGCTCCTCCTGGCTTTAAGGGCAAATTTCCCCAAGCTTGCAAGCTCAGGGCATGCCTCTGCGGATCTACAAAGTGCCGAGGTTCTTTCTGA